The candidate division KSB1 bacterium genome contains a region encoding:
- a CDS encoding cytochrome c biogenesis protein, translating into MLILLEQWALVMAYILALVYYVRAFRSGRVPESIRAGRLLTLAVGLHFFYLIHLTIFVGHLPVTDVFEAITTCVWLFGTVYLSLEWRLKEYSLGSFILPVIIALQIVSNLFLDFNRVLPAILQDAVFEVHVLMILLSYSAFAISFIASLLYLLLSRDLERKNLGLFYRRLPSLAFFDSLSNFAVNIGLIFLTAGVGLGIYVGAEIPEPFFNTLDPKFVAVGLTWLIYVFHLFSRRAGGWQGKKVAMISLFGFGWVLFSFLVVSLVFSKVHQFQ; encoded by the coding sequence ATGCTGATTCTCCTTGAGCAGTGGGCGTTAGTCATGGCGTACATTCTGGCGCTGGTTTATTACGTCCGTGCGTTTCGCAGCGGCCGCGTGCCGGAAAGCATTCGCGCCGGACGATTGCTGACCCTCGCCGTCGGCCTGCACTTTTTTTATTTGATCCATCTGACGATTTTTGTTGGGCATTTGCCGGTCACCGATGTGTTCGAGGCGATCACCACCTGCGTCTGGCTGTTCGGCACGGTGTATCTGAGTCTCGAATGGCGCTTGAAAGAATACTCGCTCGGTTCGTTCATCCTGCCGGTGATCATTGCCTTGCAAATCGTCTCCAACCTGTTTCTCGATTTCAACCGCGTGCTGCCCGCCATCTTGCAAGACGCTGTCTTTGAAGTCCACGTCCTGATGATTTTGCTGTCTTACTCGGCGTTCGCCATCTCATTCATTGCCAGCCTGCTTTACTTGCTGCTGTCGCGCGATCTCGAAAGAAAAAATCTCGGCCTCTTTTACCGCCGCCTCCCCTCGCTCGCCTTTTTTGACTCGCTGAGCAATTTCGCGGTCAATATCGGTTTGATCTTTCTCACGGCCGGCGTTGGCTTGGGAATTTATGTCGGCGCCGAAATTCCCGAGCCGTTCTTCAACACGTTGGATCCAAAATTTGTTGCCGTCGGCTTGACCTGGCTCATTTATGTGTTTCATCTGTTTTCCCGGCGCGCCGGTGGTTGGCAGGGCAAAAAAGTCGCGATGATATCCCTGTTCGGTTTTGGCTGGGTGTTGTTCTCGTTTTTGGTTGTTTCTTTGGTTTTCTCAAAGGTGCATCAGTTTCAATAA
- a CDS encoding sigma 54-interacting transcriptional regulator — MSIFYCYTSRDALAAEKAAPHCGQAPSSFLQSWEDDLRRLAGDASPLPANESAWLDLARHLKAMPEYNIEECLLIFGPRFIELYLVAGAPASNARNGRLATFADLAKSFSFFVTVSNQEAVMQFFRSALGWMPNGEHDPAHVEAFRRAYTLASEHKLAGLVLSRLFQRALWLYEKARLETDLFHHPNTVDEVLLEVAGKIFGGLKERAVLFVGSNGELPPLVKILQQAGIGHLYFALTGSEKPDAAGSGQIIDSWHEVSQLPAFDLMLLFNQAGRNIITRAYLQKLMAARQHSPLLLADLTAEESPAEMIKMYNLFYYRRRDLEGLVEQNATVRRQAEAEVTGWIRDEVREFYHWLNSADRFHFGSMVGRSPQMQQVFELIARIAQTDITVIIEGESGTGKELVARAIHQASTRARRPFIAVNCGALPENLLESELFGHVRGAFTGAVSNNPGLFEQANGGTIFLDEIGEMSPALQVKLLRFLQDGEIKRVGSNTVLKLNVRVLAATNRHLETLVHEGKFRSDLYYRLNVISIKLPPLRERPEDIEMLAEHFARKFAGRMRKTINALPPEVLQRLRQYAWPGNVRELENVMERAVALTGNATLEVVDLPAPLREAAGTTARTTRPPLKEIERQYILDTVAACNGNYEEAAKVLGIGRTTLWRKLKTYLDPQGDFEA, encoded by the coding sequence ATGTCTATTTTTTACTGTTACACTTCCCGCGACGCCCTGGCGGCGGAAAAAGCCGCGCCCCATTGCGGCCAGGCGCCATCGTCATTTTTACAAAGTTGGGAAGATGATTTGCGTCGCCTGGCCGGCGACGCCTCGCCCCTTCCGGCGAACGAATCAGCATGGTTGGATTTGGCGCGACACCTCAAAGCGATGCCGGAATATAACATTGAAGAGTGTTTATTGATTTTCGGCCCGCGTTTCATTGAGCTTTATCTCGTTGCCGGCGCGCCGGCATCAAACGCCAGGAACGGCCGGCTGGCAACATTCGCCGATCTTGCCAAATCTTTTTCATTTTTCGTCACCGTCTCGAATCAAGAAGCAGTGATGCAATTTTTCCGGTCGGCGCTGGGATGGATGCCGAACGGCGAGCATGATCCGGCGCATGTCGAAGCATTTCGGCGCGCTTATACCCTGGCTTCGGAACACAAGCTTGCCGGCCTCGTACTGAGCCGCCTTTTTCAGCGCGCGTTGTGGCTGTATGAAAAAGCCCGCCTCGAAACCGACTTGTTTCACCATCCGAACACGGTTGACGAAGTTTTGCTCGAGGTCGCTGGAAAAATTTTCGGCGGACTGAAAGAACGCGCGGTTTTGTTCGTTGGCAGCAACGGCGAGCTACCGCCCCTCGTCAAAATTTTACAACAGGCCGGCATCGGGCATTTATATTTTGCTTTAACCGGCTCGGAAAAACCCGATGCTGCCGGTTCCGGGCAGATCATAGACTCTTGGCACGAGGTGTCGCAATTGCCGGCTTTTGATCTGATGCTTTTATTCAATCAAGCGGGCCGCAATATCATCACGCGCGCTTATTTGCAAAAATTGATGGCCGCCCGCCAGCATAGCCCGCTGCTGCTGGCCGATCTCACCGCCGAAGAGTCGCCCGCTGAGATGATAAAAATGTACAATCTATTTTATTATCGCCGGCGTGATTTGGAAGGCCTGGTCGAGCAAAATGCGACGGTGCGCCGGCAAGCTGAAGCCGAAGTTACCGGGTGGATACGCGACGAAGTTCGAGAGTTTTATCACTGGCTCAATTCGGCGGATCGTTTTCATTTCGGCTCGATGGTCGGCCGCAGCCCGCAGATGCAGCAGGTGTTCGAGTTGATCGCGCGCATCGCGCAAACCGACATCACCGTGATCATCGAGGGCGAGAGCGGCACCGGCAAGGAATTGGTGGCGCGCGCCATTCACCAAGCCAGCACCCGCGCCCGCCGGCCGTTCATCGCCGTCAATTGCGGCGCGCTGCCGGAAAATCTTTTGGAAAGCGAATTGTTCGGCCACGTGCGCGGCGCTTTCACCGGCGCGGTGAGCAACAACCCGGGTTTATTCGAGCAGGCCAACGGCGGCACGATTTTTCTCGACGAGATCGGCGAAATGTCGCCGGCGCTGCAGGTGAAACTTCTGCGTTTTTTGCAAGACGGTGAAATCAAACGCGTCGGCAGCAACACGGTGCTCAAGCTCAACGTGCGCGTGCTGGCCGCCACCAATCGCCATCTGGAAACGCTGGTGCACGAGGGAAAATTTCGCAGCGACCTTTATTACCGTCTCAACGTGATCAGCATCAAATTGCCGCCGCTGCGCGAACGCCCGGAAGACATCGAAATGCTCGCCGAACATTTTGCCAGAAAATTCGCCGGCCGGATGCGCAAAACGATCAACGCGCTTCCACCGGAGGTTTTGCAGCGCCTGCGCCAATATGCCTGGCCCGGCAACGTGCGCGAGCTTGAAAACGTGATGGAGCGTGCTGTCGCCCTCACGGGCAATGCCACGCTCGAGGTGGTCGATTTGCCCGCGCCTTTACGCGAAGCCGCCGGCACAACCGCCAGGACGACGCGCCCGCCTCTAAAAGAAATCGAGCGACAGTACATTCTCGACACCGTCGCGGCCTGCAATGGCAATTACGAAGAGGCCGCCAAAGTCCTCGGCATCGGCCGCACGACGCTGTGGCGCAAGCTCAAAACTTATCTGGATCCGCAGGGCGATTTCGAGGCGTGA
- a CDS encoding proline iminopeptidase-family hydrolase → MKTKTFSMTAAAVLAAALLFSCTGQQAEKNTYFATTETGVLTGGVKLIPINTPSGTFKVWTKRFGNNPQIKLLLLHGGPGATHEYWECMESFLPQESIEFIYYDQLGSAYSDQPQDTSLWNTARFVEELEQVRTALGLNQNNFYLLGHSWGGILAMEYALKYQQNLKGLIISNMMASAPKYDAYAEEVLAKQLDSAVLAEVRAIEAKGDFQNPRYMELLLPHFYNKFICRLPLEEWPDPMKRAFNKINPTIYVTMQGPSEFGISGKLEKWDVSAELNKITVPTLVIAAQHDTMDPAYMKWMSEQVQNGSYLLCENGSHMCMWDDQQRYMSGLIKFVKAVDRGEKKVTM, encoded by the coding sequence ATGAAAACGAAAACATTTTCCATGACCGCCGCGGCGGTCCTCGCCGCGGCGCTGCTCTTTTCCTGCACCGGCCAACAAGCTGAGAAGAACACCTACTTTGCAACCACCGAAACCGGCGTGCTCACCGGCGGGGTAAAACTGATTCCAATCAACACACCGTCCGGAACATTCAAGGTTTGGACGAAACGGTTTGGTAACAATCCGCAAATCAAGCTTCTCCTGTTGCACGGTGGCCCGGGGGCCACGCACGAGTATTGGGAGTGCATGGAAAGTTTTCTCCCGCAAGAAAGCATCGAGTTCATTTATTACGACCAGCTCGGCTCGGCATATTCGGATCAACCGCAAGACACCAGCTTGTGGAACACCGCCCGCTTTGTCGAGGAATTGGAGCAGGTGAGAACGGCGCTGGGTCTAAATCAAAACAATTTTTATCTGCTCGGCCATTCCTGGGGCGGCATTCTGGCGATGGAATATGCCTTGAAATACCAGCAAAATTTAAAAGGGTTGATCATCTCCAACATGATGGCCAGCGCCCCCAAGTACGACGCCTATGCCGAGGAGGTGTTGGCGAAGCAACTGGATTCCGCCGTGCTGGCCGAGGTGAGAGCCATTGAAGCCAAAGGCGATTTTCAAAACCCCCGCTACATGGAACTGTTGCTGCCGCACTTTTACAACAAATTCATTTGCCGCCTGCCGCTGGAAGAATGGCCCGACCCGATGAAGCGCGCCTTCAACAAGATCAATCCGACGATCTACGTGACGATGCAGGGTCCGAGCGAGTTTGGCATTTCAGGCAAGCTCGAGAAATGGGACGTCAGCGCGGAACTGAACAAAATTACGGTGCCCACCCTGGTGATCGCCGCGCAGCACGACACCATGGATCCCGCTTACATGAAGTGGATGTCGGAACAAGTGCAGAACGGCAGCTACTTGCTGTGCGAAAACGGCAGCCACATGTGCATGTGGGATGACCAGCAGCGCTACATGAGCGGGCTGATCAAATTCGTCAAGGCGGTCGATCGCGGCGAGAAGAAAGTGACGATGTGA